From the genome of Leptolyngbya sp. 'hensonii', one region includes:
- the rpsE gene encoding 30S ribosomal protein S5 — translation MANRRKEKRTREKETDWQERVVQIRRVTKVVKGGKKLSFRAIVIVGNERGQVGVGVGKASDVIGAVKKGVADGRKHVVDVPLTKANSIPHPVSSSGGGAKVMMRPAAPGTGVIAGGAVRTVLELAGVRNILAKQLGSGNPLNNARAAVNALATLRTFSEVAEERGIPVENLYG, via the coding sequence ATGGCAAACCGGCGCAAAGAAAAACGAACGCGTGAAAAGGAGACAGACTGGCAGGAACGAGTGGTTCAGATCCGTCGGGTCACCAAGGTTGTCAAAGGAGGCAAAAAGCTGAGCTTTCGGGCAATCGTCATCGTTGGCAATGAACGAGGTCAAGTTGGCGTTGGAGTTGGTAAAGCCAGCGATGTTATTGGCGCGGTGAAAAAGGGCGTTGCTGATGGCAGGAAACATGTGGTAGATGTTCCCCTAACTAAGGCCAACTCTATTCCTCACCCTGTCAGTAGTAGTGGTGGTGGGGCCAAGGTGATGATGCGGCCCGCAGCTCCTGGAACAGGGGTAATTGCGGGGGGAGCAGTAAGAACTGTACTGGAACTGGCTGGCGTACGCAATATTCTGGCTAAACAGTTAGGCTCTGGCAATCCTCTGAACAATGCCAGAGCGGCAGTTAATGCCCTTGCTACTTTGAGAACTTTCTCTGAGGTAGCAGAAGAAAGGGGCATTCCAGTGGAAAATCTTTACGGATAG
- the rplO gene encoding 50S ribosomal protein L15 — MRLQDALPQDGSRRRKRRIGRGISAGQGASGGFGMRGQKSRSGRSTRPGFEGGQMPLYRRVPKLKHFPQVNRQEYTIINVGKLASLPPNTEVSLESLMEVGLITTNDGPLKILGHGELTCPVKVQAACFTESARSKIEAAGGSCEVVT, encoded by the coding sequence ATGAGATTACAAGACGCTTTACCTCAAGACGGTTCTCGCAGGAGAAAACGGCGTATTGGGCGCGGGATTTCTGCAGGCCAAGGGGCTAGTGGTGGGTTTGGTATGCGGGGTCAGAAATCCCGATCGGGACGAAGTACCAGACCTGGTTTTGAAGGCGGCCAAATGCCTTTATATCGCCGCGTTCCAAAGTTAAAACACTTTCCCCAAGTGAATCGCCAGGAGTACACCATCATCAATGTTGGGAAGTTGGCTTCATTGCCACCTAATACGGAGGTCAGCCTGGAGTCTTTGATGGAGGTAGGTCTGATTACAACCAATGATGGGCCGTTAAAGATATTGGGGCATGGTGAACTTACGTGTCCTGTAAAAGTTCAAGCTGCTTGCTTTACCGAAAGTGCACGATCGAAAATTGAGGCTGCTGGCGGTAGCTGCGAGGTTGTAACCTGA
- the secY gene encoding preprotein translocase subunit SecY: MADRQEKAPTAQETFSQMAQAAGLRGRVLLTVGMLILVRLGIFLPIPGINRESFNSFIQQQNNVVLGFLDIFSGGGLTALGIFALGILPYINASIIIQLLTAALPALEKLQKEEGEAGRRKISQITRYVALGWAIVQSIGIALWVRPYAEVPGLPFVFEIVVALTAGSMFVMWIGELVTERGIGNGASLLIFLSIVSSLPKSLGQTIEYARINAEKGNNAIVGGVIILLASFVAMIVGIVFVQEGIRRIPIISARRQVGRKTYLERNSYLPLRLNQGGVMPIIFASAVLILPATLATQVIKNEAFSKFVANYLSPGAANGWFYYVLYLLLILFFSYFYASLIVNPVDLAQNLKKMGASIPGIRPGRATTEYIERVLNRLTFLGAVFLGLVAIIPTVVEGATRVTTFQQGFGATSLLILVGVAIDTAKQVQTYVISQRYEGMVKQ; this comes from the coding sequence ATGGCTGATAGGCAGGAAAAAGCTCCGACCGCTCAGGAAACTTTTTCGCAAATGGCACAGGCGGCAGGATTGAGAGGAAGGGTTCTGCTGACCGTAGGCATGCTGATTTTAGTTCGTTTGGGTATATTTCTGCCTATTCCTGGCATCAATCGGGAGAGCTTCAATTCTTTTATCCAGCAGCAAAATAATGTAGTGCTGGGTTTTTTAGATATTTTTTCTGGTGGTGGGTTAACAGCACTAGGTATATTTGCGCTGGGTATTCTGCCATACATTAATGCTTCTATTATTATTCAACTTCTCACAGCGGCGCTCCCAGCCCTGGAAAAGCTTCAGAAGGAAGAGGGGGAGGCTGGGAGACGCAAGATTTCTCAAATTACTCGTTATGTCGCTCTAGGTTGGGCAATTGTTCAAAGCATTGGCATTGCCCTCTGGGTTAGACCTTATGCTGAGGTTCCTGGGCTACCTTTTGTGTTTGAGATTGTTGTTGCTCTAACAGCAGGCTCTATGTTTGTGATGTGGATTGGTGAGCTTGTGACAGAGCGAGGTATTGGTAATGGTGCCTCTCTCCTAATCTTTTTGAGTATCGTCTCTAGTTTGCCAAAGTCATTAGGTCAGACGATTGAGTATGCCCGAATCAATGCTGAGAAGGGAAATAACGCCATTGTAGGTGGTGTGATTATTCTATTGGCTTCCTTCGTTGCCATGATTGTGGGCATTGTATTTGTCCAGGAGGGTATTCGCCGGATTCCAATTATCTCTGCCCGGCGCCAGGTTGGCCGGAAGACTTATCTGGAGCGGAACAGTTACCTTCCTCTGCGATTGAACCAGGGCGGTGTGATGCCAATTATTTTTGCTTCAGCAGTTTTGATCCTTCCAGCCACTCTGGCGACTCAGGTGATTAAGAATGAGGCTTTTTCTAAATTCGTAGCCAATTATCTCAGCCCCGGTGCGGCAAATGGCTGGTTCTACTATGTCTTGTATCTTTTGCTAATTCTCTTCTTTAGCTATTTTTATGCTTCTTTGATTGTTAACCCTGTGGATTTGGCTCAAAATCTGAAGAAGATGGGAGCTAGTATTCCGGGAATTCGCCCTGGTCGGGCAACAACTGAGTATATTGAACGAGTTTTGAACCGTTTGACCTTCCTGGGTGCCGTTTTTCTGGGTCTGGTGGCGATTATCCCGACAGTTGTTGAAGGTGCAACCCGTGTTACGACTTTCCAGCAGGGATTCGGAGCAACTTCTCTTTTGATTCTTGTAGGGGTTGCGATCGATACGGCAAAGCAGGTTCAAACTTACGTTATTTCTCAACGCTACGAAGGGATGGTGAAACAG
- the rplR gene encoding 50S ribosomal protein L18, with translation MKLSRKESTRRRHSRIRRSVSGTPERPRLSIFRSQQHIYAQIIDDVSQHTLAAASTLEPELKSKLASGGTRDASAEVGKLIAQRSLAKGIQQVVFDRGGNLYHGRIQALADAARESGLNF, from the coding sequence ATGAAGCTTAGTCGTAAGGAATCGACCCGTCGCAGGCACAGCCGTATCCGGCGCAGTGTTTCCGGCACTCCAGAACGTCCTCGGTTGTCTATCTTCCGTTCTCAACAGCACATTTATGCCCAGATTATCGATGATGTGAGTCAGCATACCCTAGCTGCAGCCTCAACTCTGGAACCCGAATTGAAATCAAAGCTCGCCTCTGGTGGGACTCGTGATGCTTCTGCAGAAGTTGGCAAGCTTATTGCCCAACGATCTCTGGCTAAGGGGATTCAACAGGTCGTTTTTGATCGGGGAGGGAATCTGTACCATGGTCGCATTCAGGCTCTGGCGGATGCTGCTCGTGAGTCAGGATTAAACTTCTAA